The DNA window ATCCAAAAGGGTGATGGTTGAAATTGCTTATTTAGGCATGCCTTTAATCATCGGGTATTTAATCTTGTGGACAGCTCTTGGTTTGTTTTATTTGATTAAAGCGCTGCCTAAGGTAGGTTGGGCGCTAGGGGTTTTTCTATCATTTGGTCCTTTTTTATTGTTTTTGAGTATGGTTTGTTTGGTTATTCTTTTTTTGATCTTATTTTTTTTTTTAACGCCGATTGTAGCCTTAAGGGATTGTTTGCCCAAAGAGTGGATTAAATGCATGTTGAGTAGAATGAGTCATTCTTTATTGACTAATTTTATGTTATTTATCATCTCAGTTATTCCAGTGGGATGTATCTTAGGATTGCTTGTGATCTCACTGAATATGACCCATGCATTTTATCTTTCATCAGCTAATCCTCTGGACTTGGTGTTGATCATGCTACCGGTTTCTGTTCTTTTGGCACCGAGTGTAGTATTCTTTTTTCAATTTGCTGCAGAATCACATATTTTAATGATGCAAAAAAGATAGTTATGCGAATTGCAATTATAGGTGCTGGTTTTTCTGGATTAGCAGCAGCTTGGAATTTGCTGAACCTAAAGAATCAAGTAGTTGTATTTGATCTCTTCTCGGGAGGAGCATCTGCTGTAGCAGCGGGTTTACTCCATCCTTATGTAGGGGAAGAGGGGCGAAGGTCACTTTTTGCAACTGAGGCTATGCAAAAGACAGAAGAATTGTTACAAATAGCAAAAGCAAGCTTAAGAGAAGAGGTATATAGAGAAGGAATCATTCGCATTGCTCAAAATGAGAAACAAAGGAAGGCTTATAAAAATCACTGTGTGGTTTTTAAAGATGTTGTAGATTTAGGAAAAGATCACTTCTTGATAAAATCAGGGAAAACGGTATTTTGTAAACGTTATCTGCAAGGAATGCGGCTAGCTATTGCAGAAAGAGGTGGACAATTTATTGCAGAGAAAATTACAGATTTAAAACAATTAAAAGACTTTGATCAAATAGTTGTTGCAGCAGGAGCCTCTATTCGTAATTTCCCAGAATTTGAACAACTGAAATTGAGGTTTATCAAAGGACAGGTGCTCACTTGTGAAATTCCTCTTGATTTGCAAATAGAGAAAAGTCTTGTAGGTAAAGGCTATATAGCAACCTCTTATGAGCCGAAGATCTGTCACGTTGGTGCAACGTATGAGCGTCATGATCTAACAGATACAGCGGATCTATTGAATACTCAAAATTTGCTTTTTACCAAAGCCTCTAGCTTCTATCCAGATATTTGGCGGTTAAAGCCTATAGATTGCTCTTCTGCTATAAGAGTAAAGCGTCAAGGACATTATCTTCCGATGGTAAAAGAGGTTTCTAGTAGAGTGTGGGTAATTACAGCTATGGGATCTAGAGGGCTATTATATCATGCTTATTTCGGAGAAAAATTGGCACAAGCAATACAGGGAATGATAACTCTTTCTTTTCAAGAACTAATGCATTACTTAAAATAGATCGACTATGGGCATACAAGCGCAATTTACATTTATGGGGACCGGCGGATCTATGGGAATCCCTATGATTGGCTGTCATTGTGCAGCATGTAATTCCCCTAATCCACTAGATAAGAGAATGCGTCCTTCTGGTTTGATACAAGTAGCGGATAAGAATTTTGTGATTGATGTAGGACCTGATTTTCGTATGCAGGCTTTACGGTTAGGAGTTGAAAAAATAGATGGGGTGTTGATCTCTCATGCTCATTCAGATCACATTGCTGGATTGGATGATTTAAGAGCGTATTATTTTTTACATAAATCTAAAACGCCTTGCTTGTTATCTGAGCTAACTTTTGAAGAACTCAAGCAGCGCTATCCCTATTTATTTCAACCCACCGACGATAAAAAAAGTGTAACAGCCCAACTTGATTTTCGTGTGCTTCCTCAAGAATTCGGCTCTATTTTTTTTCAAGGGGTTCAATGGGTTTTCTTTTCCTATTTGCACGCAGAAGTACAAGTAACGGGTTTTCGCGTAGGAAATTTTGCCTATGTATCTGATATAAGGTATTACTCTAATCAGGTAATAGATAGGCTAATTGGAGTGGAAATCCTTACGATCAGTGTGCATAAAAAAGAGGCTACAGAGGTACATTTTGGAATAGAAGAAGCTGTGGAATTCTCTACCCTTATAGGGGCCAAAAAAACATATTTTACCCATCTATCTCATGATTTCGAGCATAGTATGAACACGCAGCTTCCGTCTGGATTTGAGCTTGCCTATGATGGTATGGCTGTTTTTTTTACAATACCTAAAAAGGATGTACATGGCAATTGACCCAGCCTCACTTGAATTAAAGAATTTACATAGAGCAATTCTTGTAGGGGTTTATTCTCATAGTCAACAAAAAGCTCTTTGCAATGATTATTTAAGTGAATTAGAGCGTCTTTGTGAAACCTATGGTTGGCAAGTTGCTGCTAGATTTGCTTGCATGCTACGTAAAGTAGATGCAGCCACTTATTTGAGCAAAGGGAAAGTAGAAGAGCTAGTTCAAATGGTAATTGATTTAAACGCTGATGTGGTTGTGTTTGATGATGAGATTAGTCCTCATCAACAACGTAATTTAGAAAAGCTCTTAAAAAAAGCTGTAATTGATCGCACAGAATTAATTATTGAGGTGTTTGCACAAAGAGCGCAAACCAGAGAAGCGCGTCTGCAAATAGAACTTGCTAAAGCAAGATATCAGATGCCTCGCTTGAAGCGTTTATGGACACATCTTTCTCGTCAGAGTGCAGGAGGTGGAGCTTATTTAAAAGGCGAAGGAGAAAAACAGATAGAAATTGATAG is part of the Candidatus Rhabdochlamydia sp. T3358 genome and encodes:
- a CDS encoding FAD-dependent oxidoreductase, whose product is MRIAIIGAGFSGLAAAWNLLNLKNQVVVFDLFSGGASAVAAGLLHPYVGEEGRRSLFATEAMQKTEELLQIAKASLREEVYREGIIRIAQNEKQRKAYKNHCVVFKDVVDLGKDHFLIKSGKTVFCKRYLQGMRLAIAERGGQFIAEKITDLKQLKDFDQIVVAAGASIRNFPEFEQLKLRFIKGQVLTCEIPLDLQIEKSLVGKGYIATSYEPKICHVGATYERHDLTDTADLLNTQNLLFTKASSFYPDIWRLKPIDCSSAIRVKRQGHYLPMVKEVSSRVWVITAMGSRGLLYHAYFGEKLAQAIQGMITLSFQELMHYLK
- a CDS encoding MBL fold metallo-hydrolase; amino-acid sequence: MGIQAQFTFMGTGGSMGIPMIGCHCAACNSPNPLDKRMRPSGLIQVADKNFVIDVGPDFRMQALRLGVEKIDGVLISHAHSDHIAGLDDLRAYYFLHKSKTPCLLSELTFEELKQRYPYLFQPTDDKKSVTAQLDFRVLPQEFGSIFFQGVQWVFFSYLHAEVQVTGFRVGNFAYVSDIRYYSNQVIDRLIGVEILTISVHKKEATEVHFGIEEAVEFSTLIGAKKTYFTHLSHDFEHSMNTQLPSGFELAYDGMAVFFTIPKKDVHGN